The window AcaaagggcttaggccatagtccacctcgTGAGCCAAGTGCGATTTGGCAGAGTTCACATTGCATATTTACACGACGGAGGCATTAGTGTGCAAATAAAGAATGAAATTGTACTGATGCGCATAGGCACTATACATACTTATTTGTTGCAAGAAACAGAATATTTTTGTGAACAGTCACATTAAATAAGATGGAAAACAATATAGAGAATGAAGAATAATTATATGTATTggaaataggtaatattattctatCACCTAAGTCCTACAACTAAAAGTGAGTACGACAAATAGTCATCTGAAAGAAGTCTACAAAAATCTGAATTTTAATCAGTCTTTAACATTgttgtgaaaataaaaatacaattaggTTATAATTATAAGAAGTAAATTagtattatgcttaaaaataataattaacacgTTTTGCTTTAACAATTTTCTTTGCTGGCCTTACAAAACCAGAGATCCCCCATGAACAAACACTAACTTATCTGATTCTACATTCTTATCTATTATCATACGTATTCGTTTTCCACAGGGAAAACCATGTTGttaatatctatttaggttTTCAGTGTAATCTTTCGACAAACAGTGGAatgtataaaatgttttattctcCAGTCTATAACATCAGTTGAATCGAAAACACCGAacgaatataaaatattaaacatgGTTTCCAAAATTTTGATTGCTCTTTGTGTTTGTGTAAGTATATctattacatatttattatacaaCAAACAATACTCGTAAAAAAGATAACCAGAAATAAATATACTCCATGTTTCTTTTTAAATGGATACGTCATTCCTTTTCATCAGGGAGAATAATAATAGAGTCAGGCGcataaataaaagaaactagaaattttaattttttaaaagaatattctGTAACATATTTTCAGGTGACCCTAGCGGCGGCAGTACCTGCCGTTTCTCCACCATGGGGCGGCGCAGGCTGGCCCGGAGCCGGCGGTGTGAACCCCTGGATACCACCATGGATCGCTGCGGCCCCGTGGTATCCACAATGGAGCCCATGTACCACTATTGGCACGTCATGCGTCAATTGTAACACTCGTCTGATATGCACGAAGAGAGGTGGTATGGAGAGGGTTTGCAATGACCCTACCTTGCCTCACTGCAACCTTGGAGAGTGCTCAGCCACACCATCTGACGAGTGCGCAGCCTCTGTTGTTCCAGCTTAGTGCAATGGCAAAATGTAGATAACACTCAATTAATTGCTTCAGCTGTTAACGTGTTTATTAAAAGTAGTATTTTGTTAACCATAATGTAGGTAACTGCCCGTTAACATGATTAGTCTCAAACTATtgatattttgttgttttaagcCAAGTTCATATTAATAGATGTACCtagtgtaaaaataatataataaaacaacattatgTTTTAAagacttattatttatttctagaatattttttatacttataataggtatactatacatataaataaattttaattgctCTAAATTtgtcgttttatttattttatgctgtAAATTGTGTTGgcaaatcaatttatttttgaatgacatttcagaacagtttaaaattgaaaaagtgGCTACACTTATCTAAAGGAATAAAAACCTTGCAAAGAGATGAATGGATCAAATTTGTAAAACGGGTAGACACAAAACTAAACTGGCAGGGAGACAATACTATATTACTTAATAGTTGTAGAATCTATCatgaaacctctttctaatggTTAATAgtataaatatgtataattttaCCTACTACCTTACATGCAAAATTcctttcttttttatataaaatgagTCATGAATTTTAAGGAGAGTGCTGCCGCCTAAAAcacaggtaggtatacctagcttagggacagtcggtATTAATtctgtataggtacttaacaaattggtatgttattataaatatattatatgtattgtacttttaaatatgatttatgatttatgatttatttattcatttgctttcatggttacatgaagccccgttagggcattgcaaagttaggtacattaacaatacatacatgctaaatatataattattatacaattacatgcaaactacgtgttacattattttataatagattttatcaggtaattatatagggcattcattttgaatcgaaattattattatttattgatcgcactaattaattaagttggttataatgtcaattagtttcttctttgttaataatttagtaatattaagtaggtacaagtatgttaatataaaatagtttcgattatcagtaagaatgtcatattaaacttaaattaacaggttatagtaagtacaacatagtctgaagcatggatttagaagtaataattcttataacttacataagtattagtaggtatttaaaaattctttggtctaaagtctaaacatacaaataggatatgcaaatatagtgtcggtaggctacttgactcatatctaatttcgtccaataaatgattatttattatagtattttgcttaagacagcgaaatatatcaataacaataattaaaaacgcaggatggatatataaatccaatttaaaaaaatacagtttttatttttatttgaaacgcagaaaacgctgtcagccatgatgtgacgtcattaaatatgtaaacaaagaaatgtcatccctatgtcacgcggggactaacgtagtatccatatatataaaatttaaagtcctgactaacttatatatcaacgcacagcctaaacatctaaacagctggtcctagatacatgaaatttggtgggtgtgttctttgtaggtaaagagaaggtatccactaggaaaggattttttgaaattccacccctgtgtgagttaaatgggggtttgaaatttatgaagtccacgcgggcgaagtcacgagcataagcttgtttttatatatttctaaaaactcatagtaaacgtaaaaaattatcgttttgtctttataaattgaataagttattaagtaagacttacaacaaagtgatctttgcaaaaataaatttgggttgaagtcgttagtcatatataggatccctttaagcaagtcttcgcgtgttacgtatatttttttcactgggcactctaatccacaacagctttcctgtggtctttatcgatgcgttttttagaTTCTCAGAtggatacaataacgataattactatatttttcatgtaaactagtatagaagtcatgtttattaaactttgggaggttatgctgttgtttacaaatgcatgacgtcagagcacagataatctatcggccaaacatggccgactgtgttttcacctgtctaagaaaaatatatttttaaattaaagttttatggtttttagggcgcaaaaaaatatagtgttaatttttttgatctaataggaccaATATTAACCAtgtaagacctacttaaaaaaagtgtcaactagcctcaTGTAGGTATGGTTAGTTTTGCAGTAATTCGTCTATCTCATAGAAACTATATGCAGAAGTACTTGTACCTACCTTtgtttttgatcaataaataatttattataatttattattataatttattttgatctgtagcttcgttgcggcgtgattgaaggacaaaccaacaaaaacacacttttgcatttatactatgggtagtgatagaaaAGATATGTAGTGTAGGTACCAACAATGGTGGTTGTTGATTTTCACTGGTATGACAAtagtggtttttagggttccgtagtaaacaaggaacccttatagtttcgacatgtccgtccgtctgtccgtccgtcctcggttaatctcagccaaatggtagtatataggaacgtgaaaaaattcacagcagtagtatatacctataatcaattttaaaggaagactatcatggctaagtatggttcacaggttaaggagttatatctgtttttcgaggattgtgactacggaaccctacactgcgcgtggcccgccacgcacttggccgatttttagggttccgtacctcaaaaggaaaaacggaacccttatgggatgggatcactttgttatctgtctgtctgtctgtctgtcggtctgtcgagaaacctacagggtacctacttcccgttgacctagaatcataaaatttggcagataggtagatcttataacagacattagggggaaaatccgaaaccgtgaatttgtggttacatcacacaaaaattaaaaatttaaaaaaaaattgctatggtcatgaacaaaaattagtattttcaattttcgaagtcagatagctatatcaaggtaccatatgaaagggcttcacctgtgcattctaaaacagatttttatttatttttatgcattatagtttttggattatcgtgcaaaatgtcgaaaaatacggctgtagaacggaaccctcgttgcgcgaatctgactcgcacgtgttttttttctcgtctattcCCATATCACGCCAGCTTTAGTCAAAGTccgtttttataaaaataagtatctgcagatgctcgcgacatcgtacgcgtggatttagtttttgaaaattcccaggggaactctttgattttccgtgatacaaagtagcctatgtctctagGTCTTATACCTATActcatgcgaaaaatcacgtcgatccgttgctccgttgcgacgcggacgtgattgaaggacaaaccaacaaacaaacacactttcgcatttttaataggggtagtgaaaaTATTTAgctaatactttttatttagaaGTTTAGTTCAGCGAAAATCAACTATACAACCATTACAACCATATAACTAGCTGTAAGTAGTTAAGTACCTGAATCTCAAACATTACAGATACTATTAAACAATAGTACTTTCCGTTGTTGGAAAACCCAGGCTTGTTATTTCCTTGTTTACGCTTTCTAAGCGGGCGGGGGATAGTTTACCTCACTAGATAACTACTACGGAATACTATAAAAGCAGAATAAATGCATTCATCAGCACAAATACTAAGTAGAACAAAACAATGGCTGGTTTCAAGAGTATCACTGTCTGCATATTGCTGGtaagtaaaattttactttACACGGTTCCGAATCCGAACTACCTAACGTATAATATCGGTCTTGGGCACTAAGCGAGAGGCAtctgcctcctattcaggagttCGGCGGTTCAATTCAGATAAAACAAGGCTCttaaggttcattttacttttactCTGTTTCAACACacaaattctatcaacgttcgTGAAATAAAATCTAAGGCTACTAAGGGTATTCACACTGTGAGCCTTGTGGCTCATAGTACGCGCGCAGTGCAGGTGCAGTGAGTGGGCCCACAATGGTACCATCGCGTTTCGCAGTATGATGATCATCATACAGTTAAGGTAAGCACGAACTGCGTTTTACCGCGCGATATTTTTTTGCAGGATTCTGTAACATACTCTACCCATACTGGATTGTATGAGACCGCTAACACTCGCGAACGGCTTCATACAATTTCCATGTCGCAGAATTCTGCGGGAAAATTCGCACGGTGAAATTTTGCAGTGCAGGCTTACCCTTTATTTTTGTTCCGTGCAAATCGTACACGCATTCTATGCTAAGTACCGTCGCGCTTTATCTCGTCACACTCTGTCTTTAGTATGCCTAGGCCTTTAGTGTATACGAAAAATAAACCTAGCCAGCTAAAAATCGAAcacatattttttactagcacACTTCTTCCTTCGAATACCTAATTAAGTATTGAAAGTTGTTCACCAGCgaaataaaatcaagaaaattaattttactagACCGTTAACCTCATGATATTTTTGTCAGAGTGTTTTTTTGCGGAAAATTCTTTACCATtagatacttaaatattttttatcgctTATTTACATTCAATCACTGCGTTCGCGATGCTATCAATGAAATTCAAACAATGCCTTGAGGATGCAAACGGAACTATATTTAACCTAACTTTTCAGATCGCCTTACTGGCTATTTCCTTGGGGCAAAGCGCTCAAGGTGGACCGCACGTGTCTCAAGGAGGCCCTCATCAAAATCAAGGAGGCCCCCAACAAAATCAAGGAGACCCTCACCAAAATCAAGGAAGAGCTCGTCGTCAAGTAGAAGATGAAAATCTAGACGATGGAGGAAATGTCGGACCCAATCCTCTAAATCCTATGAATTGGACTACATGCGATGTAACAGTCCTACCAAGGATCTCTTGCCACGATTGTAACACTCGCGTCATTTGCAAGCCCATCGGCGGACTTCTGAAGTCCTGCAACGATCCTGCGAGACCTCACTGCAATCTTGGCATCTGTTCTGCTGTGCCTAGTCTAGCTTGTGCTTAGGCAAATCAAGTGCGTGTAACTTACTATGTATACTATGCGTTTCAAATGTGAAGACCATCGACACTTATAATTAGAGGATTGCTCTATTGTTCTGCTGGctttttaagtaagtagataattgctataggttttctttaaaaataaaaacagtaaaATATCAAGCTACCTACAGTGTAAAAGTTTGATACCTGCAATGGTTACAACTAACAAGGTATACTTATGTATATACCTTTATATCCATGGTCTTCATATTTGAAATGCATGGTATACGCCTTTTCCTTTGCtattttttacatttgaaaAGTCGTTTCTTTACTGAAATAATTTAACTACTTCTTACTAAAATCTTTTACGTAAtatcttagaataacaactccgtaatataaagaaaaatttatttaaaattataataaaaattaacattcttgaatgctaattttatttattttactttacaaaAACAATGCCAGATTCTAGATATCTACTATCTCCTGATTAATCGaagtttttctgaaatgttttATCGTCAAAGTTGGATCTGTCTGTCTAAATGTCTTACATTTTCTGGCCGTTTATGTTTAATACGAGGAGTGTAAGGAATTCAATTAGATGAATGTTTGGATTTAATGAAAATTCCATTTCAACCAGTAACGTCAATGTAGTTCTTAATCTTGCAACCCTTATCAGACTGTATTTTTGGCTCCACCACGAGATGGGTGGAAAGAGTGTTTTGACCTAACTCAAGAAGTTTGTTTcatgaatttaaatttaaaaaactggtcaagtatGAAccagactcgcacacaaaggcttccgtaccattgtacaagatatgacaccatgtacctacttttttttttttttttcatggtgGTTTCCGAAAACTggcaataaaaattacaaactgGTAAAATTGCAATCCTCTACCTGTCACGATtcatgagataggtaggtacagcgaACTGaaagatggacagacggacggacggacagcggaggcttagtagtaGGATCCTGCCCTTCGAGTGTGTGAGAGTTCAACCCTAAAAAGatttaataatcaaaaaatAACTTACTTCCACTATAAAAATCGTAGTTATTACGTTATTTTCAGAGAAAAACGAGGAAGATTcttatatgctcgcgacttcgttcccgtggactacctacacaaatttcgaacccatattttaccccttaggggttgaattttcaaaaatcctttcttagcggatgtcagcccgatccgtccagtagctgtgcgttgatagatcagtcagtcagtcaatccttttatatccatactaatattataaatgcgaaagtgtgtctgtctgtccgtccgtctgtccgtctgtctgtctgctgttaatgaaatttggtacagagttagcttacatcccggggaaggacatagtaggctactttttatcccggaaaattaaagagttcccacgggatttttaaggaacctaaatccacgcggacgaattcgcgggcatcatctagtatttaaataaaatgtaaaccATATCATCCAGACTCCAGACGCAAGATAGACGGGTAGGTAGTAGGAACTAATTGCATTTAGCAAGTTAACAGATTTATGGGGCGTGCTAAGCGCATCCGCCTGACAACTAGATTGCAACAggaaactttaataaattaaaaaattgtaatactaTATTCTATCtactgtactaatattataaagcggTAAAGTTTGTacgtttgttgtttgttgtaggggataatctctagaactaatgaaccgattttgaaaattatttcacgaCTAGAAAGCAACATTATTCGTGAGTGAAATAggctaagtatattttatttcaaaaaaaattgagatccttacgaaaattgCGAAATCCGTGCGAAGGCGGGGCGGTTTACTAGTCTACTATAAATATTAATGGATAAAAAGCGGTGAAACCCATCCTAGTTGTTAAGAGTAAGTCGGTCTCCTTAACGGAGCGTCCGGGTTCGAAATTCGTCCGCATTCGCTTTTAGTGAAATTTTTATCAcattttaaagataaaattatacttatagAATGTACTTACACTTCAAGTTGTTCCTACAATTTACTTTTTAAGAGTACCTACTATTCTTACAAAATCCGAAACTAACTGACTCCATGATCTGCCACGCATGGGCGTACATTAGGAAAAAGTTGTCAGCAAAGAGGTACCTTACTACGTACACTACTCTACAGAAATGTTTAGATAGCATTTATTCCCCTCTACGCCTCtactattattaggtactacaCCTATTGTTCACTTTTATCAGCGTCACTTTGTTAGAAACATGCATCACGACCTCACGAGATGTTTTGCCCCATTATTATGTgtgtgaaatgaaatgaatgtagtgtaggtatgtatctagTGTGTATGAAATGAAAGCGGCTATCGCGCTGAAATATTCTTGTTTGTTAGCTTTGTGTGCGTTTAACGTAATGTCACGTTCACGGTCAGGGCGTGAAGATGGGACAAATATTTGAGAATCGTAAATATTTGCCATTTTTAAGATCGTGAAAAATTACCGTGCAATTTAAAAGCTATAATATGACATGACTTCATCTTGTTTTGTTACCGTTAACAATTTTTCACTTTACTATCTAGTATCTAACGGTCTCTATCTTATTATCAGATGGCACACTATAAGAATTCCTCCTGGTATCTACTGATTTTATTTGTTAGCTAATAAAACTaactaataaaaagaaaatttacatAAGTTTTGTAGTTAGTGTAAgacgtaggtatatctacttgaCCCTCACAAAACCAATCTGATTGAATTTAGTAAACTTAAAAACAgtaagccgctggattcagacgacacaagaccgtggcatgtggaagtccctgcaagagacctatgtccagcagaagacgtctatcggttgttgatgatgatgatgaaacacaGTAGGTATAAGGGATAATTTTCGAAATcctgaattataaaattaaaatatcatcgaACGCACAGATACATAAAACCTAAGATTGCTCAgagatcaaaagtcaaaagcaACAAACCATCTGAAGCGACAAggcaaaaagaaaaagagataTAAGTAATTTCAATACAAACTTACTTGACAACCCTGCGATAAATTAGAAATTAACATAAAACGTATCAATAATCAGCAGTATAAATAAAGTCGTAGCTTCAGTGCAAATTCAGCAGCTCACCCCGACATCAGCAGAACGAACTTTATAATTCAAACAACACATTGAAATCTCCATAAAAGTCCTTAAAATGGCCCTTGGAAACATCTACTTTCTCGCCTTTACGGCGTTGGTAAgatttgtttaaattattaatcaatAGTTTAAGCCGCCTTCATTGTAAGATACTCACCCACTAAAAATTTTCCGAAACAGCTTTTAAAATTTCATGAAATTCTAGGGCTTATCATTTGTGTAATTTTCAAGAGAATACTTTCTCAACCACAAGCACAACCTTATTACCTagcctaaaatattatttaaactccacaaagtatacctaattaaaagTGAATAGGTCTTCTCGGCAGAATTTCCATTTGTACAATTAATAACATTACAATGttcattattgtttttataggtagccgtaaatataatttttgctGATGATTCTCTCCTATCGGACGCCAATGAAATCGATCTTACCGAGAGTGCCTCTCGACAAGCAAGACAAGCTGAAGAACCACCTCAGGAGAGACTATTCTTCACTCAAACAACTCGTTGCAATTACACGTCCACGGTAAGAACCTCGCTCCACATCTAAAGTTCTGTCGATCACTGAAAACCATCCTAGCCATTGCTTACTTATTATCCACGAGCTTTACAATAGTGAGCAGAGTACAATATAGAGAACAGTAGATAGGATTGAAACTACAACCTTTCGAACTTCAGTCCATGACCTTAGAACTATAAGAATACCCTTAAAGCCTTCGTACGGAAACTATTTAGCTCTATGTCAGATCTCATTCAGGAAAGCCCGTTCTATATCAGCATCACTACCTATATTTCACTaccaatatgggtagtgaattaTGGGtaattaaccaacaaacaaacatctaTAATCTTCAttcaaactttcgcatttataataataaatacgaaagtgtgtttgtttgttagttaattggtttgtcgttcaatcacgtcacaataaAGGAGCAacaaattgacgtgattttctgcatggatATGACCTAGAGAGTAACTGGGCcacttttctttctttcccagaaaatcaaagagttcccacggcattttcaataacctaaatccatgcggacgaagttgcgggcatcacctTGTTATAAATTATATCGGATTGTGGTATCATGCAGATGCACTTGACTGATTTCAGCAAATAGGTGCAACCTACAATTAACAAAGGTCTaaccgccgcactcagagtcgctaatcgttacttaagattgagttaaaacgagacagatttatgtgagagatatagctctgtctcgtttaactcaatcttaagtaacgattaagcgactctgagtacggttgTTTGACTAAAGTCATAACTAACAGCTAAATATTTTCAGCCTGGTCGCTACTGCGCAAGCTGCACACAGGCTGTTAGGTGTCAGTCCAATGGCGTTGGAATTGTTCGTAATTGCTGGGGATTCTTTCCGTACTGCAACGGTGGCTACTGTTCCTTGTTCCCCGGCTCCGCCTGCAGTGGGAACGGCACTACCACCGGCTAAACACACAATAAGACCTGCTTGCTACGCTATCCCAGTAAGTTTATTAAAGCGATTTTGAATAGATACggctagttttaattttattataacagcaatcactacctctattatcactacccctattataaatgtgaaagggtgtttgtttgtccttcaatcatgttgcaacggagcagcggatcgacgtgattttttgcatgggtttagtttaagacctggaaagggacataggctactttttatccctgaaaatcaaagagttcccacgggatttttaaaaacctaaatccacgcatacgaagtcgcgggcatcagctagtaaaagacTAGGTTCTATCTTTCCCAATCccgaaattttgaattttagagTTGAGGTCCATTTTTTATTTACGGATTGTTCTTAGAATTTACTTAGGTATTACCTATCCATCCTATTAAAcacttacaataattattatttatttcgagACACTATATCTACCTGTATTTAGAAAATTTCGATACAAAACAacaaattttattgttattcatacCATCAATACCAGTGATCATTCGTTGATTAATCTTTTTTGTTTCAGATgccacaataaaattaataatgcaACGAATCTATCCATTTAAGTATAATACCCAgtagatttttttgtataataaccctattttattatcaaaGTATCTATTCGCTTAATAATACGTATTAGCGTAATCATACGTAACGAGTTGCCCTTAAATTTAATTAGAGAACAATTATatcaatacataaataaaacaagAATGTAATAattgtacttttaatttatcttatacatatatgtatgtaaaaatgaaCCCCTATTTTCCTTAGTCACGCCATCAAATTGGATAAATTGTTTTTTTGCTGTGTTGTAATTGTTAGGATAAGGTTtttataaaagatattttttttggaaaatccacgggaaagGACAGTTCCCAATTTCCTATCAAAAAACTTCCGCGGTCGGCCACTAAAAGTACTgaatatcaaaataattatagccAAGTCTTTGTTAGGCTCGATAAATAGAACCATACAGCTGTTTTAGAAGGTAGGTAAGTGTATCCTTCTTGGACTACCTTCGAGCTGTCATCGCATTCTTAGGAtcgtattaaaatattatatacctatctaaacaactcttagttataagttgtcgtgtgtggcacagtttggaaaataaacgtcttttattaatttcttttctttctatcgtttaaataattttatttatgtccTAATAATTACGCCGTAATTTGAATCTAAGCGATATTTGATATGAACTTCTATGGACTATACCAACTCCGTAACGTCAGTGCAGGATCGCCTCGCTCGGAGTTGATAGTGAGCGTATGTCCATAGAAGtccacaatattattatgaagaatACTGACCGCGTGAGTCGAGGCGGTGCAGGTTGGGTGCCGGGTGGCTCTAACGAGGTATCAAACGATATACGAGGTATAGGctcaaaaaatatcaaaacagaCCAGAATAAATAAGTATAGAGTAGGTGGTTCGTGTCGACCCTCAGGAAATGTTGTAATAGTTTATTGATTGCAGGGGTGGACTATCTCGCTCGAAGATAATATGGTAATGTATACTACTGTTATACAGGGTGGCCTTTGATAAAGTGCAACCCCGAAACCGGGGTGTAACTAGACCACAAATTTtcgacaaaaaaaaacttttctgtGTCTAAAGTTTATGGTTGTTTATTTTAACAACTAAAATTGTGGtcaaataaataagaaaaatactTAGCTTAGttattgaagattttttttttattttctaagtgGACTGTAAGTATATATGTACAAAAAGAATAAATTTCTTGTAAGGTAGGTATGGGGTCAATTtcttcgaaataaaaataatacacattCTGGTTACATTGCGctgagaataaaataaataactcgcAAAAAAGTGGCTCATAAAAAATGCACTTTTCAAAAAGTTCAACGCACGATAGCCACTTTTTTGCGAGCTAATTGTTATTAACGACCTCTTTTGGTTTATTTATTAGGGAAAGGACGGGAGACTTGAACCACTTTTTAATTAAAGTGtcatattttcttaaaaataagttgtagaaattagaaaataatttcaAGCGTTAGCGCACCTATTTA of the Maniola hyperantus chromosome 19, iAphHyp1.2, whole genome shotgun sequence genome contains:
- the LOC117991137 gene encoding uncharacterized protein; translation: MALGNIYFLAFTALVAVNIIFADDSLLSDANEIDLTESASRQARQAEEPPQERLFFTQTTRCNYTSTPGRYCASCTQAVRCQSNGVGIVRNCWGFFPYCNGGYCSLFPGSACSGNGTTTG